The bacterium DNA segment CCCGGTCTTCCCAGGAAGCGTATTTCGTGATGTAGATGAGGTCGTCCGATTCGCCGACCAGGGTGTCCCAGAAGCCGACGACCTCGATCCCGTGCTTCTTGAAGAGTCCCATCGTATGGTTCCGGAAGCGCGCCAGAACATCGCCCTTGCGACCCGGCATGCACTTGTAGATGCGGAGCTCGTACACCATCACCCCACCTCCTCGGACGGTTGCGCAACAGGTTCGCTGCCGTGTTGCCGCCGGCCTTGCAGGGAGGAGCGTTGCCGCCCCGGAAGCGGCTATGCTAGCATGA contains these protein-coding regions:
- a CDS encoding NIPSNAP family protein codes for the protein MVYELRIYKCMPGRKGDVLARFRNHTMGLFKKHGIEVVGFWDTLVGESDDLIYITKYASWEDREKRWNAFAADPDWHKARHQSHAQGFIVEHIRTSLLAATDFSPPV